A region of the Diceros bicornis minor isolate mBicDic1 chromosome 30, mDicBic1.mat.cur, whole genome shotgun sequence genome:
gatggaggtggaggagaggccaGTAGGTGGAGAAACAGAAATGGTGGAGGGACATAGAGCGGTGGAGGAGGTGCGGGAGGAGGCAGGGCCCCAGCCCCTGGGCGTGGATCTCCGCATGAACGCGCTGGGGGCCATCCAGCTGGAACTGGGCGCAGTGAAGGCTCGGGCTGACAGGGCCTTTCAGCAGCTGGAGCAAAGATTTGGACGGATGCGTCGACACTACGTGGCGCGGAGGGACTACATCATTCAGAATATCCCGGGCTTCTGGTTCACTGCCTTTCGGAACCACCCCGAGTTGTCCCCCCTGATTAGGGGCCAGGATGCAGCGATGTTAAGATACCTAACCAATTTGGAGGTGAAGGAGCTCAGACCCCCTGGAACTGGGTGGGAGTTCAAGTTCTTCTTTCGAAGAAACCCCTACTTCCTAAACAAGGTGATTGTCAAGGAATGTGAGGTCAGACCGTCTGGCGGGGTGGTGTCTCTTTCCACTCCAATCATATGGCACCAGGGCCGTGAACCCCCGTGCTTCTATGGCAGGAACCCAGATATCGTCTGCAGTTTCTTCACCTGGTTTTCAGACCACAGCCTTCCAGAGTCTGACAGGATTGCTGAGATTATCAAAGAGGACCTGTGGCCAAATCCACTGCAATACTACCTGTTGGTTGAAGGCGCCCGTAGAGCCAGACATCGCCCAATAAGGGAGCCAGTGGAGATGCCCAGGCCATTTGGGTTCCAGTCTGGTTAAACTTTGCCCTTGGGAATACTCTTGCAGAAGGTCCCCTACCACCTCTTGCTGGACCTGTGCTTTGACAACAGAAATGGGGTtgccttctacttttttttttttccctgacatTTCTGCAGATTTTTTCCTCTGGACATTCggttccttcaacttcaaggttGGACTTGCATAGCCATGCTCTTCAACTTCCACGTAGCCTTCTTGCTGTTCTCTATTACTGTCATATACTGCATGGCCGTGACTCACACTACTCCTAAGCCAACCAAATGATACTGCAGATTTCACGCCTTTGTCTGCACTGCTTGGACCCTGTTTGTTCTCAGGGACTCTGGTTTGGCTCTGACTGCGTGGAATTCCAGCTTTGTCTAGGAGCCCATTCTACCCACTTTGCTGTGCAGTGAAGGCATATAGCCTCTGGACAGTTGTGTGGCATTAATGATACCAAAGGAGAGCAGCAGTGGGTCACATGGTCTTTGTGATTTATGTGACTCTGTTGCTCCTCTTGCACCTGTGGTGACCTCCTGTTGTTGCCTACTACTAACTATGCCCACCCCTCTTGGCTGCTACCTACTGGAGGAACATTTTCCAGACCACTGTCAACCCCACTGTCTGGTTTCTGGTAAACAAGCATTTCCAGAACTGGTGGTGGACCCAGGGTTCCTGCTAGCACACAAAAGACATCTCCTCTGTTCCTTACccccctcttccctccacccccatcaTCCAGGAACCCCTCTAACTGTTAGGCAAGTGGTTGATGTGAGAAATTAGACCTTTTCTTTGTGGCAAGAGTAAGGATGGTGTCCATTCCAAGTACCAGGCTTCTCAGCCTCAGCTAGTGAATTGACACAAAACCTAGATACCTCTTTGTGCCTCCTTTCCTCAGCCTGAACATGATTAAATGCCAGGGTGTCGGTACactttccctctgtctctctctcctgtctcttaaaaaaaaaagtgatagctcAGCAACATCTGCCTAAGCAGAGATTTTAG
Encoded here:
- the LOC131394451 gene encoding testis-specific Y-encoded-like protein 1; amino-acid sequence: MSGQDGVERKPLAQTRSLTAPHRASGDADPHLCPKLGEETEASLVTAETGEQSLEAAALPPPRLPEEGGAPQDPAGCGRAPQIRGGGDRSCVATKAGQEETAPPTDGLEAASASVATDSSLENGCQRAEPRGLGDEKALEACGAERSGSEVMAEARAEEAKTEKCPVFSGAGDEEVVQKEGAKEEDGGRQAMEVEERPVGGETEMVEGHRAVEEVREEAGPQPLGVDLRMNALGAIQLELGAVKARADRAFQQLEQRFGRMRRHYVARRDYIIQNIPGFWFTAFRNHPELSPLIRGQDAAMLRYLTNLEVKELRPPGTGWEFKFFFRRNPYFLNKVIVKECEVRPSGGVVSLSTPIIWHQGREPPCFYGRNPDIVCSFFTWFSDHSLPESDRIAEIIKEDLWPNPLQYYLLVEGARRARHRPIREPVEMPRPFGFQSG